From the genome of Thiovibrio frasassiensis:
AATTCCGGCCACCCCGACATCATAGAACCGCTCAACCGTATTCCCCAAGCAACGCAAGGTTACATAGGCCTCTTCCGCCACAGGGATATCTGAGGTTCCGGCGGTAAGCACCAAAACCAGGCCTGCCCCCCCATCACCCTCCGGCGGTATTGCTGCCAACTGCGCAGTCAACATCCGAGCGGCTTCATGATACACAAGCCCAGGAAGCTCCAGGCAAACCGCCGCCCCCTTAGCATGACTCACCCGCGTTGCCATAACCGCAGGAGAAAACTGGAGCAGTTTTTTTAATATATCCGCGATCTGACTGGCGTTCTTATTTTCACCATAAACTACTTCCGGCACCCCTGTCCGCAACCGCCGATGATGATCGAGATGCGCACAGGAGAGCATCTCGGCAGGAAAATTCTTCAATTCCGCCAAGGCCTCGGCAACAGTGCTTCCCCCGCAACTCACCTTTTCAAGAAGTTCCTGTATCTTTTTTTCGTCCATCACGTCAAACCCGACACCTTATATAGATATGAAAGGGGCACAATCGTAATCCACGCCTGTACCGCAACTACCTCTTGCCTGAGCATACAGCATCCGGTACAGTAACGCACTTCGATACAGTCTCCGGCATATTTCCATACAATCGTCTATTCCCCATAGGATTCCTGATGCCAGCAAAAAAACAAGCACATACCCCCTTAAAATCCTGGATCCGAATCACCATCACCGCCAGCGAGACCATCTCAGACCCCATTGCCGATTTCATCTGCGAGCAGACCGGCGGAGTGGAGCAGATTCCCATCGCGGCAACCAATCCGGCCCAGGAACAGATTGTCGGCTATCTGGAAAATACCCCCCAAGCCACCGAGGTGCTGAAAACCATTACCGACTACCTCGCGGAACTCGCCTTCCTCAACCCTGGAGAGGAAAACACCCGCCTCGCGACAGAAATCGTTCCCGATGAAGACTGGAACAAAACCTGGAAGGAAGGCTTCAAACCCCTACCGATCACAGCCCACCTTGTCATCAAGCCCACCTGGGAATCATACCAGCCCGGCCCCGGCGAAAAGATTATCGAAATGGATCCGGGCATGGCCTTTGGCACCGGCCATCATGCCAGCACCAAGCTGGCCCTTGAATTCATCGAGGCGCTTTTTCACGGCCATGAAACCGCCCCGAAAACCGTTCTCGATGTCGGCACCGGCACGGGCATCCTGGCCATGGCCGCCGCTCTTTTTGGCGCCCAGGAGGTGTTGGCCATCGACAATGACCCGGAAGCCGTGGCGGTTGCGGAGGAAAACATCCTCCGCAACAACCTGTTTCCCATCATTAAAGCAAACGATGTTACCCTGCAAGACATCCCACAACAATTCGATCTGGTCATCGCCAATATCATTCATGATACCCTCATTGAACTTGCCAACGCCCTTGCCGCGCATCTGGCCCCAAACGGAAGGCTGATCATGGCAGGGATCCTGACCGGACCCCAGACGGACAATATCCGGGCCGCCTATACCGCTCTTGGCCTGACACATCAAGAAACCAAGGCAGAAGGGGAATGGAGCGCTCTTCTCTTCGCCCGGCCATAAACACCCATGAGCCTCCGTCGCTTCTTCATAAACCCAGCAGATATCACCGGAGAAACCGCGCAGCTGACGGGGCCGGAAGCCCATCACCTCCGGAACGTCCTCAGGCTTTCCCCCGGCGATCCCATTACCTTTTTTGACGGAACCGGCGCACGCTACCAAGCGCTTATCAAACAGCTCCACAAAGATCGGGTGACCGCGACCATCATCGCGCAAAGTCATGATCTTCCGCCCAAGGTCCGGCTCCATCTGGGCCAAGCACTGCTCAAGGGCCAGAAAATGGAGCTCATCCTACAAAAGACGACGGAGATGGGGGTTGATACCGTCTGGCCCTTTTACTCGGAACACGGAAGCCACAAACCGCAAAGAGAAACACAGGCGGAACGTTGGCAACGCATCGTTCTTGAGGCCTGCAAGCAATGCAATCGGGCCAAACCACCGGAACTCCATGAACCCAGAGAATTACCCGATCTCATAAGCCACCCCCCGCCTTGTGACATACGACTGATCTTCTGGGAAGACGAAAGCAAGCACACATTGCATGAGGCGCTTGCCACTCCGAAAAACAATTACCGCTCGGTATTTTTCCTCCTCGGACCGGAGGGAGGGTTCAGCGAGGCAGAGGTTGCCTGCGCCCGACAAGAAGGTTTTACTCCGGTCTCCTTAGGACCGAGGATTCTGCGGGCCGAAACGGCAACCCTTGCGGCAACAGCCATCTTGCAGTTTACCCTGGGCAACCTCGACCCGGTTCCCTCCGGAAATCTGGAGTAGACCTCATGCGCGCCGTTGTCCAAAGGGTTAGCCAAGCCTCTGTTCATGTCGATGGAGAAATCTGCGGCGCCATCGGGCCGGGACTCCTTGTTCTTCTCGGCGTAGGGAAAAATGACGCGGAGCAAGATGCCGCGCTCCTGGCCGACAAGATTGCCAATCTCCGCATCTTTGAAGACACCCAAGGGCTCATGAACCTTTCGTTGCTTGAAGTGCAGGGCGAGATATTGGTGGTTTCCCAGTTCACCCTATTCGGCGACTGTCGCAAGGGAAGGCGCCCTTCCTACTCCACGGCCGCGCCACCCGCTGAGGCAGCGCATCTTTACGAACAGTTTATCCGCGAAATCCGCACAAAAAAAATCACCGTGGCCACTGGCAAATTTCAGGCCATGATGGACGTAACCTTGGTAAACAACGGGCCGGTAACCCTGCTCCTGGACACAGAGAAACAATTCTAGCCACAGGTGCTCATCCCCATCTCCCCATATTTTGTAACGCCTGCTTTACAAGCGATAGAAATATAGCTATATAAGTTTACAAAAGACCAGCCAGACGCAAGACGCAATTCACGCCCGGACATTTTTTGGTTGTACAGCAGCAAGGAGTTTTATATGCAGGAGCTTTGGTCCGACGACCCAAAGGTCGTCGGAGAAGAAATAATCAGGATTGTCGGCCAGCGCATCCCGGTAACCCTTTTCCAAAAGGGGCTGAATCCGCAAAAACTCACACCTTCCGAGATCTTCATCAAAGAGGGGGCGAGACTTCTTCTGCTTGCCAAAGAGAGTCCTTTTCAGTCTCCCCAAGACCCGTGCCTGCTCCTGTATCAACACCAGAATCAGCCCATGCGAGGATTCCACACCTCTCCCATGCTGGAAACCAGCAGCGAACTGGGAGTACTCTTCCCCTCCTCAATTATCACCATCCAGCGGAGAAAATATCCCCGCTACGTGACAAGTCCCCGCTCCGTTGCCACCTTCACCCGCAAGGCAAGCCAGTATCTCAATCACGGCATCATAAAGAATATTTCCATTGAGGGGGCACGGGTGGTGGGGAAATTTTCCCAACACATCCAGAAGGGGGACAAACTCAGCCCGCTCAGCATGACCCTCCGCTTAAAATTTGGCGATTTCGAAGAAAAAGCTACCGCACCGGAAGCCATTGTCCGACGAATCACCGAAATTGACCAGGAAACCCGGGAATTCGGCGTTCATTTCACGCTGAAGGGCACTGATCGGGAAAACCTCGAACGCTACCTATCCATTTGCTCCATCGAAGATTCCCCGCCAAACGCGACCTGAGCCCCTCAGCTCCATCCTCTTCCTTGCAGTTGCGCATGCTCGGGATAGTCACTGCATACGCCCCCTGCGTGAAAGATTCCGCGTCCAAGAAGCTTACTGGAACGTCAATGTAAAACGATAAACAACAGCTTTCGCGCCCAATTTGCCTTACCTATGGGCTTTCCGCCAGAGGGCAAGCAGACGCGTGCGCAACTCCGCATCAACGATAGCCCCGATCAACCGCTCAAAACCTTTCTGCTCCTCCGGGTCAACCGGCTGCGGAGAGGCAGGCGGCTGCGGGCTGCGAACAACCATCTTTTCCTCACCAAGGGCGGCGTCTATCTGAAAACGGATATCGCTTATTTTCTCAGAGCCCCCCACCTTCGCATTAATATGCTCGAGCAGCATCTGCTTTTGCAGATGCAGCTGCTGCATCCAAACCGAGTCGGAAACCGCGATCCACAGCACCGTGCCGCGAATCACCTGCGGTGCGGTGCGTTCCGCAATCTCAGCACCGACAACCTCCGGCCAGTTCCGAAAAACGGCGTGCAGGGCCAAACGCTTGTCCCATTGCCTTTTCTTGAAAAGCTCGGCAAACAGCGAATCTATCCGGATGATTTTTTCTGGAACAGCCATGGTAATTGTGCCTGATTGTGTGTAATTTAGTTCCTTGATTGTAAACAACCCTTGCCGCATTGCAAAGAAATCATTATATACTGCTCACAAATTTCGGTCATCTCCTGACTACTCTTTTTATTGAACCATACAACAAGGACTTTCCATGGGCTTTCGCTGTGGCATCGTCGGCCTGCCCAATGTCGGCAAATCGACCATCTTCAACGCTCTCACCTCCGCAGGCATCGAATCGGCCAATTACCCGTTCTGCACCATCGAACCCAATGTGGGCATGGTGCCGGTACCCGACGCCCGACTCGATATCCTTGCCGAGATGGCCAAAACCAAGGTCAAGGTCAACGCCCAGATGGAATTCGTCGATATCGCCGGTTTGGTGAGCGGAGCCAGCAAGGGCGAAGGGTTGGGCAACCAGTTCCTGGGCCATATCCGCCAGGTGGACGCCATTGCCCACGTGGTCCGCTGCTTTGAAGACGACAACATCGTGCATGTCGACGGCAGCGTCGATCCCCTGCGCGACCGAGAGGTGATCAACACCGAACTGATCCTCTGCGATCTGGACACCGTGAGCCGGCGGATGAACAAGACCGCCTCCCAGGCGAAATCCGGGGACGCAGCCTTCAAGGCGCAGCTGGTTGTTCTGGAAGGGCTGTACGGACTGCTCAATGACGGCAAACCGGCTCGGGCCGCCCAACTCGACGATACGGGCGAAAAACTGATGAAGGAGCTCTGCCTCCTCACCGCCAAACCCGTTCTCTATGTGGCCAACGTCAGCGAGGCGGAGATCAACACCGGCAACCAGTGGGTGGATGCACTCCGCAAGGCAGCTGCGGCGGAAAACGCTTCCGTGGTCATGATCTCCGGGGCGATAGAAGAGGAACTGAGCGCCCTGAGCGTGGACGAGCGCCAGGATTTTCTGGCCGATCTCGGCCTTGAGGAACCCGGGCTGAACCGTTTGATTAAGGCCGGCTACGAACTGCTGGGCTTGATCAACTATTTCACCGTGGGCGAAAAGGAAACCCGGGCCTGGACCATCAAGCGCGGCACCAAGGCCCCGCAAGCCGCAGCAGTGATCCACACCGATTTCGAACGCGGTTTTATCCGGGCCGAGGTCATCTCCTACGCGGATTTCGTCGCTTGCGGCGGCGAGGCCAAGGCGAGGGAAAAAGGGCTGCTGCGGTTGGAAGGCAAGGAGTATGTGGTTCAGGACGGCGACTGCATGAATTTCCGCTTCAACGTGTAGCTCGGGGCACAAGACTATGATCAAAACCAATACGGAGCAGCTGGTCTGCCAGTCGGTGATCGGGGAAATCACCTCGCCCCAGAGCGGGATCAATCCCTACCGGATCAACCCGGACGGACATTCGGACGTGTACCCAGGGGTGGGCGGCATCACCTACAACCTGCGGATCGGGGATCTGGCCGGGGAGAAATTCGGCGACCATGTGGAGCCCGCTGTTTCCATCAGCAACTTCACCCAGATCCAAGGACAGCCCGGACCCAACCGGGCCCTGAACCAGTTTTCCTGCGTGGGCAATAGCGCCAAGGTGGTTTCCGGCGACGCCAAGGGCGAAACCGGCCGGGTAACCGGCAAGCATGGCGGCATCGAACATGTGCTGGTGGATTTTTCCCCGGAGATCCTGGAACGCCTCACCATCGGCGATAAGATCCAGATCAAGGCGTACGGTTGCGGCCTGAACCTGCCTGATTTCCCAGGGATCAAGGTAATGAACCTGGACCCGGGCCTAGTGGCGGCAATGCCCTTAAGGAAACTCAACAACTCCAGACTGCAGGTGCCGGTGACCCATACCATCCCCGCCAAGATCATGGGTTCGGGCATCGGCGCCTCCCACAGCCACAGCGGCGACTATGACATCCAGATGTTCGACCAGGGGATTGTTGAGGAATACGGCCTCTCCGACCTGCGTTTGGGGGATTTTGTCGCCATCCTGGATGCGGACGCCACCTATGGTCGGATCTACAAAACCGGCGGCGTGGTCATCGGCATTGTCGTCCACGCCAGCTGCGTGCTGGCCGGGCACGGACCTGGAGTGATGATCGCCATGACCTCGAAAGAGGGGTTGTTGGTGCCGCAGATCAGCGCCAAGGCGAACCTGGTCACCTATTTTGCCAAGATGAAATAAACCCAAACACCAAGCAATAAGACAAAAAGTATATTTTGATCCGTGCAACTGCCACAAAAACAAGAGGATATCCCATGAACAACACCGACCAACTCAAGCAGCTGCTGCTGGCCAAATCATACCGCCATGGGAAGTTCACGCTCTCTTCGGGCAGGGAATCGGATTTTTACATCGACGGCAAACAGACCACTCTGTCTGCGGAAGGCGCCTATCTTTGCGGCAA
Proteins encoded in this window:
- the larB gene encoding nickel pincer cofactor biosynthesis protein LarB; the protein is MDEKKIQELLEKVSCGGSTVAEALAELKNFPAEMLSCAHLDHHRRLRTGVPEVVYGENKNASQIADILKKLLQFSPAVMATRVSHAKGAAVCLELPGLVYHEAARMLTAQLAAIPPEGDGGAGLVLVLTAGTSDIPVAEEAYVTLRCLGNTVERFYDVGVAGIHRLLSRRDLLEKAGILIVVAGMEGALPSVVGGLVDKPIIAVPTSVGYGTGFGGIAALLGMLNSCAPGVAVVNIDNGFGAACMASRISKQINGHSGGV
- a CDS encoding 50S ribosomal protein L11 methyltransferase, with protein sequence MPAKKQAHTPLKSWIRITITASETISDPIADFICEQTGGVEQIPIAATNPAQEQIVGYLENTPQATEVLKTITDYLAELAFLNPGEENTRLATEIVPDEDWNKTWKEGFKPLPITAHLVIKPTWESYQPGPGEKIIEMDPGMAFGTGHHASTKLALEFIEALFHGHETAPKTVLDVGTGTGILAMAAALFGAQEVLAIDNDPEAVAVAEENILRNNLFPIIKANDVTLQDIPQQFDLVIANIIHDTLIELANALAAHLAPNGRLIMAGILTGPQTDNIRAAYTALGLTHQETKAEGEWSALLFARP
- a CDS encoding 16S rRNA (uracil(1498)-N(3))-methyltransferase; translation: MSLRRFFINPADITGETAQLTGPEAHHLRNVLRLSPGDPITFFDGTGARYQALIKQLHKDRVTATIIAQSHDLPPKVRLHLGQALLKGQKMELILQKTTEMGVDTVWPFYSEHGSHKPQRETQAERWQRIVLEACKQCNRAKPPELHEPRELPDLISHPPPCDIRLIFWEDESKHTLHEALATPKNNYRSVFFLLGPEGGFSEAEVACARQEGFTPVSLGPRILRAETATLAATAILQFTLGNLDPVPSGNLE
- the dtd gene encoding D-aminoacyl-tRNA deacylase, which translates into the protein MRAVVQRVSQASVHVDGEICGAIGPGLLVLLGVGKNDAEQDAALLADKIANLRIFEDTQGLMNLSLLEVQGEILVVSQFTLFGDCRKGRRPSYSTAAPPAEAAHLYEQFIREIRTKKITVATGKFQAMMDVTLVNNGPVTLLLDTEKQF
- a CDS encoding PilZ domain-containing protein, coding for MQELWSDDPKVVGEEIIRIVGQRIPVTLFQKGLNPQKLTPSEIFIKEGARLLLLAKESPFQSPQDPCLLLYQHQNQPMRGFHTSPMLETSSELGVLFPSSIITIQRRKYPRYVTSPRSVATFTRKASQYLNHGIIKNISIEGARVVGKFSQHIQKGDKLSPLSMTLRLKFGDFEEKATAPEAIVRRITEIDQETREFGVHFTLKGTDRENLERYLSICSIEDSPPNAT
- a CDS encoding DUF721 domain-containing protein; this encodes MAVPEKIIRIDSLFAELFKKRQWDKRLALHAVFRNWPEVVGAEIAERTAPQVIRGTVLWIAVSDSVWMQQLHLQKQMLLEHINAKVGGSEKISDIRFQIDAALGEEKMVVRSPQPPASPQPVDPEEQKGFERLIGAIVDAELRTRLLALWRKAHR
- the ychF gene encoding redox-regulated ATPase YchF; translated protein: MGFRCGIVGLPNVGKSTIFNALTSAGIESANYPFCTIEPNVGMVPVPDARLDILAEMAKTKVKVNAQMEFVDIAGLVSGASKGEGLGNQFLGHIRQVDAIAHVVRCFEDDNIVHVDGSVDPLRDREVINTELILCDLDTVSRRMNKTASQAKSGDAAFKAQLVVLEGLYGLLNDGKPARAAQLDDTGEKLMKELCLLTAKPVLYVANVSEAEINTGNQWVDALRKAAAAENASVVMISGAIEEELSALSVDERQDFLADLGLEEPGLNRLIKAGYELLGLINYFTVGEKETRAWTIKRGTKAPQAAAVIHTDFERGFIRAEVISYADFVACGGEAKAREKGLLRLEGKEYVVQDGDCMNFRFNV
- a CDS encoding DUF4438 domain-containing protein, producing MIKTNTEQLVCQSVIGEITSPQSGINPYRINPDGHSDVYPGVGGITYNLRIGDLAGEKFGDHVEPAVSISNFTQIQGQPGPNRALNQFSCVGNSAKVVSGDAKGETGRVTGKHGGIEHVLVDFSPEILERLTIGDKIQIKAYGCGLNLPDFPGIKVMNLDPGLVAAMPLRKLNNSRLQVPVTHTIPAKIMGSGIGASHSHSGDYDIQMFDQGIVEEYGLSDLRLGDFVAILDADATYGRIYKTGGVVIGIVVHASCVLAGHGPGVMIAMTSKEGLLVPQISAKANLVTYFAKMK